A region of the Roseobacter denitrificans OCh 114 genome:
TGGCGGGATATGCCGGGGTTTGGATGACATCACCATGACACCGCGCAGCGACGGGGTTCAACCGCTTTTCAATAAGCCTTTGCGTCTGGCTTGTGGGCAAGACGTGCCGGATCATATCGCCTTGCGCGCTGCCTTGCGCGCTGCGTGGGAAGATGGCCGGTTCGAGGGGGTCCATCGCTACACACTCACTGGCTGGAGCAGGTCCGCCGCTCGGGCGATGGTCTGGGACAGCGGGCCGTCGTTGGCAAGGTTGATGACCTTTAGCCCGGCGGGCAAGGGTTTGTCAGCCTCCGCAAGGCGTTTGCTGATTTCTTCTTCCGTTTCACGGGCCCGCGCGGCCAGACGCTGCGCAAGCGTTTCCGGTTTCGCGGTGATGTTTAGAACGACGAGCCGGGGAAACATCCCGCCCGCCTCAGGCAGAGCCTTGCGGGAGAAATTGACAAGACAATCGGTGCCCTGCGCTAGCTGGTGATTGACGGTGATCGGAATGCCATAATGCAGACCATGCGCGCCCCAATGCAGCGAAAAGGCCCCATCCGCGACCAGTTTTTCAAATTGCGCCACGCTCGCCGCGTCGTAGTCTTCGCCGCCAAGACCGGGCGCGCGGGTGATCACGCGGCGCACCATATGCAGACTGGGGATGGCGCGGCGCAGGCCCGCCATCACGCTGTCCTTGCCAACGCCCGATGGGCCGACAACCGCGATGAGGCGTCCAGCGGATGGTGCGGTCAGTGTCATGCCGCCATTCCGGGAGTAAAGCGGCCAACATCAATCTCGCGATCACAGACGCGGGCGCGGGCGGACTCGTCGTGGAAAATACCGATGATGGCCGCGCCGCGCGCCTTGGCGTCTTCGATCAAGGACAGCA
Encoded here:
- the phnN gene encoding phosphonate metabolism protein/1,5-bisphosphokinase (PRPP-forming) PhnN, yielding MTLTAPSAGRLIAVVGPSGVGKDSVMAGLRRAIPSLHMVRRVITRAPGLGGEDYDAASVAQFEKLVADGAFSLHWGAHGLHYGIPITVNHQLAQGTDCLVNFSRKALPEAGGMFPRLVVLNITAKPETLAQRLAARARETEEEISKRLAEADKPLPAGLKVINLANDGPLSQTIARAADLLQPVSV